A genome region from Brienomyrus brachyistius isolate T26 chromosome 23, BBRACH_0.4, whole genome shotgun sequence includes the following:
- the clic1 gene encoding chloride intracellular channel protein 1, with translation MTDEAQPQVELFVKAGCDGQSIGNCPFSQRLFMVLWLKGVTFNVTTVDMKRKPDILKDLAPGAQPPFLLHGSEVKTDTNKIEEFLEENLCPPKYPRLAARNPESNTAGMDVFSKFSAYIKNSNPQMNDNLEKGLLKALKKLDDYLSCPLPDEVDENSAEETSTSNRPFLDGQELTLADCNLLPKLHIVKVVCLKYRGFSIPRSLTALWRYLDAAYAREEFSSTCPSDSEIHSAYISVAKALK, from the exons ATGACTGACGAAGCCCAGCCACAAGTTGAACTTTTCGTCAAG GCGGGCTGCGATGGCCAGAGCATCGGCAACTGCCCTTTTTCGCAGCGGCTCTTCATGGTGCTGTGGCTGAAGGGCGTCACCTTCAACGTCACCACGGTGGACATGAAGAG AAAACCAGACATTTTGAAGGATCTGGCCCCTGGTGCTCAGCCTCCCTTCTTGCTGCATGGCAGCGAGGTGAAGACGGACACAAATAAGATAGAGGAGTTCCTGGAGGAGAATCTCTGCCCCCCTAA ATACCCCCGACTGGCCGCTCGGAATCCAGAATCCAACACGGCCGGCATGGACGTCTTCTCCAAGTTCTCAGCCTACATCAAGAACTCCAACCCACAAATGAATGACA ATTTGGAGAAGGGGCTATTGAAGGCTCTGAAGAAGCTGGATGACTACCTCAGCTGCCCTCTGCCTGATGAGGTTGATGAGAACAGTGCGGAGGAGACCTCCACCTCCAACCGGCCGTTTCTCGATGGGCAGGAGCTCACGCTGGCTGATTGTAACCTGCTGCCCAAGCTGCACATTGTCAAG GTGGTGTGTCTGAAGTACCGGGGATTCTCCATCCCTCGTTCTCTCACTGCCCTCTGGAGGTACCTGGATGCTGCATACGCTAGGGAGGAGTTCTCTTCCACCTGTCCCAGCGACAGCGAGATCCATTCCGCATATATCTCAGTGGCTAAAGCACTCAAATAG
- the LOC125719061 gene encoding prostate stem cell antigen-like gives MSHLPILLLLLGHIPPVDPLSCYICMFPTITPADCLFTQDCARGQQCLSSIAIGTQGALRVVLYEKGCAITSQCGLSGEKYASGLNFTYTNVCCEADLCNADSASSRPRPPFLAAFSPLLTLVLVLL, from the exons ATGTCTCACCTGCCGATTCTCCTGCTTCTCCTGGGTCATATCCCACCTGTGG ACCCTCTCAGCTGTTACATCTGCATGTTTCCAACCATCACACCAGCTGACTGCCTGTTCACCCAGGACTGTGCCAGAGGACAGCAGTGCCTGTCCAGCATAGCCATCGGCACACAAG GGGCCTTACGTGTGGTGCTGTATGAGAAAGGCTGTGCCATCACCTCGCAGTGCGGCCTGTCTGGCGAGAAGTACGCCTCAGGCCTCAACTTCACCTACACCAACGTGTGCTGTGAAGCAGATCTGTGCAACGCCGACTCCGCCAGCAGCAGGCCACGCCCCCCATTCCTCGCCGCCTTCAGCCCCCTTCTCACACTTGTCCTTGTGCTCCTTTAA